In Colius striatus isolate bColStr4 chromosome 26, bColStr4.1.hap1, whole genome shotgun sequence, the genomic stretch AGAGGGAATGAGGGGACGAACACCCCACTCCCCATGCAGCCGTGAACCTGAAGGGAGGTCGACAAGACGCTGCGAGGAGACAGAGCCTCGTGCTgcacccccagctctgcccacccccagcacccaccgcagccccctccctgcagcctcagcctgcCTCCCACTGCCTTCTCCTGCCCAGCTCGAGGGGATGACGTGATGTTCCTCTGCTCCTGACTCTGCTCGGCCGTGGCCAGCCGGCGCCTGGCCAGCGAGCTGGGCTCATGGCAGGTCTCGGGCTGATTAAGCCGGTGAGATCAGCCGCATCCcggctctcatttctgccagcTCACCCTTCCGGCACTCCGCAGGGCAATTCAATTTCCACCGTGCACTTTGttggcagcagctgcatctGGGTAGCCCGGATGgctccctcccccctcctctgACAGCTCATTCCTCCCGCTACCAGCCCCGTCCATTATGTGCTGGCACACAACACGCCGCACCTGACATTGGGATGCCCTGACAAAGACCATTCTGGATGATTTGAGATTTAGCTCCAGTCCCAGGGTACTCCCTCCGACACCCAGCCATGTCCCAGACCCCCCTCTGACACCCACCCAAGGCTGTCAGAGCCTCCCCAGACCCCTGCGCAGGCTCCCAGACCCCCTCTGACACCCATCCCGGTTCCCAGACCTCCTCTGACCCCCGCCCAGGCTGTCAGAGCCTCCCCAGAGCACTGTGCAGACCCCTCCGACCCCCGCTCAGGCTGTCAGAGCCTCCCCAGACCACTGTGCAGACCCCTCCGACCCCCGCCCAGGCTCCCAGACTCCCCCCCAACCTCTATCCATGGTCCTAAACCTCCTCCGACCCCCGCCCAGGCTCGCAGACCCCAACTCAGCCCCTCAGACTCGCCCCTGAACCACCGCCCGTGGCTCCCAGACTCCCCTCAGGCCGCTCTCCCTCCCGCAGCGCCCCGCACGGGCCCGTCGAGccgccccccccagcccctttGCGGGCCCGCCATGGCCGGCGGGGCGgcgcgcggggcggcgcggTGACGTCACGGCGGGGCGGCGGTCACGTGCCGCGGGCGCCATGCTGTCGCGGCTGCTGAAGGAGCACCAGGCGCGGCAGGGCGAGCGGCGCGAGCTGCAGGGTGAGCCCGCCCCCCGGCCCCGTGGCGACGGGGtggggcggggggcgagagggGGAGAACCGGTGTATGTGGGGGGAGAGGCGGTGTGATGTCATCGCCCCGCGCGCTGACGTCACGCGGCGCCTGGTGACGTCACGATGTCGGGGGGCTGACACGCCTCTCATGGCCGTgaccctcccccccaccccccagagCGGCGGCGCAGAGATGCCATCGCCGCGGCCACCCGCCTGACCGAGGCCCTGGTCGACCACCTCAACGTGGGGTGAGGCCCCCGAGATGTCCCCTGCGACCTCAACTCTGAGCCGCAAACCCCACCAAGgaccccccccagacccccagcCGAGGACCCCCCCAACCCTCAGCTCTTCATCCCAGGACCCCTCTGACCCTTTGGCCAAGGAACCCCACAAACTCAGGCCCTTTGCCCAAAACCTCTGGCCAAAGaccctccccccaaaacccGCGGCCAAGGTTTTCCCCTGACCCATGGCCAAGGACCCCCCACCTTTGACCCCAGCCCCTGGGTCCAAACCCCAGCCAGGACCCTCCAAAGCCACATCCAGAGACCCCTTACGCTGCCTCCTCCACCCCCAGCCAAGGACCTCCATGACCtcccagccccttcctccttaaGTCCCCTCGTGACCCCTCATGACCCCCAGCCCCTTTTAACCCTATAAACCCCAGCCAGCTCCCCAAAACCTCCTACTCAGGGACCTCCTCAATTCCCCATCCCACGCCCCCCCCCAACCGCCAGTGCTTTGGTTCCCCTCTTGGCTGCCTCCTCTCTGGGGACCCCCCCCAGGGCTGTAGGGGCAGGGTCCCACCCCCGTGTGTCCCCCCCAGTGTGGCCCAGGCCTACGTCAACCAGCGCAAGTTGGACCACGAAGTGAAGACGCTGCAGGTGCAGGCAGCCCAGTTTGCCAAGCAGACGGGGCAGTGGATCACCATGGTGGAGAACTTCAACCAGGCCCTCAAGGTGAGGGGATCACAGGGTGTGTGAGGGGGGAGTCGCTTGGCATCAGGAGACTCCCTCATATCCccccccagctgctccctgagcccaccccccctccccacaggagatcGGTGACGTGGAGAACTGGGCGCGCAGCATTGAACTGGACATGCGAACCATCGCCACGGCGCTCGAGTACGTCTAcaaggggcagctgcagccctcctgctcttgagctgctgctgccggggcCTGGGCTGCCATGACAGAGCCTGGGCCACGATGGCAGAGCCCCGGCTGCCCCGGGAGTCCCTTGGTGCCGCAATAAAGAGAGGCCGGCACCAGGCGCGTGCcgggccctggcacagcccttgACTGCCCCCTCCTAAGCCCCCTCATCCTCTTTACTGCTTAACTCAGGCTCTGAGGCTCCTTTTTCTTGCAGACAAAGGGCCCCTTCTTGGCCAGGCGGGTTCTGATCCCCGGGAAGGGGGATGCTCAGCCCCTCATCTCTGAGCAATGCCCCCTCccaggggtgctgagggggttCTGCGTGCCTGGGGAGGGAGGTGCCTTCCCCCCGGCTCTGAGCAGGGTTCCTGCATGGTGAGGATCCCCCAGTACAACGAGGGGTGTCTCCAATCCCCACTGGGGCTGCACCCGGCAGGAGGAGTCCGGGAGGGTGCTCGTCCTGCCGTGAACTTTGGCTGCGGGCTCTGCCCCGGCGCAGGGGGAGGAGCGGCCACGGCCCCCCTGGCTCAGTCAGACTCTGCCGCCACCGCAGCCACAGCAGCGCCTAGAGCAGAGTCCTCTGCCCCTCCGAAGGTATGTGTGTAGATGGGGGGAGTGGGGGCTGTATCAGCCCTCACTGAGGGGGTGATGCCCCAGGGGCAGGGGACTACTTTCCACCCTCACCTGGCTGGGACCCAGGGCAGGCTCAGTGTGTCCCCTCTGGCCCTGGGTGGGGGCTCATCCTGGACCCCCCTATCCTGGTGAGGTTATGACCCCCAGCCAGCACCCGCTGCTGGGAACACTGAGAGAGTCCTGGCACCCCCTGGCAGTCCCCACAAGGCGTCCTGGAGGAGGACACAGTCCCCACCCCAGAATTCCTGAGCTGGGGGAGAATAGGATGTGTTGGCAGGTGAGTTGGGGGTCTCAGAGGCAGCGGTGGTGGTCACCTccacaggcagagcaggagcagagggcaCACAGGGTCAtccctgtgctgggaggggCAGCTGGCCCCCCCCCCGGGGCTGCCCCGCGGGCGCTGGGTCCGGGCCAGGTGCTGACGCTGTGCCCAGCTAATCCCCGGCACAGCCTGGGCCCCGCTGCACAGAGGTTGGTCAGAGACACGTCTGAGGGTGGAtggggggctcagggtgctCCCCCAGCTCGGGGGGATGGCGTAGGGTGCTCACACCAACCCTGGGATGCAAAGACCCAGGGTCCCCAGGTGCCCCATGAGGCACAGACCGAGACCCTGAAGGGATCCACTCCAAGCAGCAGGGGGGTGTCAATATTCAGCCTCCCGCTTTTCCCACCCCCCCACGTGGGTCTGACCCCTGTGCTGTGGGGTAGGGGATCTGAGGGTCCCCCCCATGGGGAGGGGTGCATGGGCAGCGAAGAGCCTGGGTTTGACGTGGGGTGGAGAGGGGGACTTGGCAGGGAGTGGCAGAGCCCAGGGGGCTGGGGCCACCCTCCGCCTGGCCCCCAGGCCCCGGCATGTGGCTGTACGTGGTGCTGGCGGCACTGGGCTGGGcgctgggctggctgctgcgCGACCGCCGGACCCTGCCCTCCGTCAAGGACAAGCACGTCTTCATCACCGGCTGTGACAGCGGCTTCGGCAACCTGCTGGCACGGCGGCTGGCCCGGCGCGGCTACCGGGTGCTGGCTGCCTGCCTTACCCAGAAGGGGGCTGACGGGCTCCAGAGGAGCTGCTCCGGCCACCTCCGCACCACCCTGCTCGACGTCACCCGCTCCGACAGCATCCGCCGCGCCGCAGAGTGGGTGCGGGCTGAGGTGGGAGAGAAAGGTGAGGGGGAAAGTGGGACCCCGGGAGGGGTCCCAGGAGAGGGGGGAAGAGGGTGTCCCTGCTGTGTTACAGGGCAGAAGAagccgggggcggggggggggtcCCACCAGGGCAGGCAAAGGGCAAGCAGGGCTGGAAAGAGGTTAGGGGCAAGAGGGGTCCTGGGAGGAAAAGGTTCCCTGCAAAGTGATGGAAAAGAGTATGGAGGAGAGGGTGTCACTGGAGGCAGGGTGGGGGTCCCAGCGGAGGTGCCATGGGGTAGGGGTACAGGAGGGGACTGTGCCTGCTATCCCCAACCTCACACAGCCCCTCTCCAGGTCTCTTTGGGCTGGTGAACAACGCGGGGGTGGCCAACCCCATCGGCCCCACGGAGTGGATGGGGATGGAAGATTATCGCCAGGTGATGGCCGTCAACGCCTTTGGGACCATCGAGGTGACGCACGAGCTGTTGCCGCTGCTGAAGCGTGCGCGGGGCCGCGTGGTGAACACCTCCAGTGTGCTGGGCCGCCTCTCTGCCAATGGCGGGGGCTACTGCATCTCCAAGTACTGCGTGGAGGCCTTTTCCGACAGCCTGCGGTGGGTGCCGAGCCCCCCCCAGCCGCGCAGCATGTCCCCCCCAGGCCCTGACGGCCGCTTTTGCCACAGGAGGGACATGTACCACTTCGGGGTGAAGGTCAGCATCGTGGAGCCCGGCTTCTTCAAGACGGCGGTGACCAACCTGGAGAGCATCGAGGCGTCGCTGCGGCAGCTCTGGGAGCGCCTGGCGCCCGAGACGCGGCTCAGCTACGGCGAGGATTTCTTCCACAAGTGTGAGTGGGCCGGCGGATGCCCACAGCCCCAGTTGCCCCCCACCCCACCAGCTGCCTGACCTCCCTCCACCCTCTTCCCCAGACCTCAAGGTGCAGCGGTTCATCATGAACATCATCTGCGACGCCGACCTCAGCAAAGTGACATGCTGCGTGGAGCACGCGCTGAGCGCCCGGCACCCACGCTCCCGCTACAGCGCGGGCTGGGATGCCAAACTGCTCTGGCTGCCGGCCTCCTATCTGCCCTCCTGCCTCATCGACTTCGTCCTGGCCACCATCCTGCCCAAGCCGGCGCACCATGTTCGCTAGAGCCCCCCGCCACGGCCCCTGGCCACCCCCAGACCCCATCTGTGCTGCAAATAAACCCATTCCCGGCTGTGAAGTGGCCCCTGCGGtgctcagccctgtgctggggtCCCCACACATGGCTCAGGGAGGTGGCACAGAGCCCATAGGCCCTGGGAGAGGTGGAACAGCACAGGCTGGTGTCCTGTTGAATGTGGGTCTGAGCCAAGCCAGCCCCCCCCAGCACTGGGGCAGGATGTGGCCACTCAGACCAAGGCCACACATGCTGGCTTCCATTGTTCCCAGTGGAACCAGTCCCTTCCTGGTGGGGGGAGTCCACTCAGAGGATGggggcagcacccaggggctcCCATAGCAGCCACCAGGTCAATGGAACAGGGGGTCCCACAGTGGTGAGAGACCCCTCCCCTCTGTCCCAGCGACCAACAGCTCTCTGGaagctttcctttttatttccaaacCTGGGGATGTCCCCTCGGCCCCCACGGACACGCGGGGAAGGGGCCAGGGGCAGCAATCCCCAGGGAAGTTTGGCACGTGAGGCCCTGCCCCGGAGAAGCTTGCAGAGGGTGAGTGGGAGTAGCTGCCACAGCCCCCCGGGTAGGGGGCAGTGAGAGCTGGGGGGGGCTGTGGTGCTGTGCCGGGGGGCTACATGACCTCGTAGCCGCTGCGGATGCCCTTCATCAGGCAGCAAGCAAAGATGATGCCCAGGATCTGGAACGGGAAAGGGGATGGGGGTGATGCCCTTTCTGCACAGCCCTGtatgtggggcagggagggggagctcagccccacaTCCCACCTCGAAGAAGGCGATGCCCAGGGCGACGGCGGCCACGATGAGGATGTTCTTCTTCATCCAGGCTTCGATGCTCTGGAGGCAGCcctgggggagcagagaggctCAGGGGGTGGCCAGACAGTGTGGTGAGGCGGGGGGAGGACAGAGCAGGGGGGTGACAGGGGGTTTCACCTTCTCGTAGACAGTTTCGGGGTTGGGGTGGATGTTGCAGGACGTGGTGTTGACACGGCAGCAGGATCGGGGCACTGTGTCGTTTGCCTTGAACCGCTCGATGGTGGACCAGTCCGTGTAGTTGTTGGCTCCGCAGCAAGAAAACTGGTGGGGGGGACCCCAGGGGGTCAAGGAGGCCGAgttccagcccctcaccccccctcagctctgccccatTATACTCACATCCCTCTGGAGCTCATCCACCGCCTCCGTCACAGCCTGGTCCTCGCCATACTTGCGCATGGCATCCCACAGCCCATCCTCCAGCACCGAGCGGACCTGGGGGGGCCATGGGGGAGGTCAGAGAGGGGCAAAAGGGTCCACAGCCTCTGTGTGGGTCAACGGCCCCTCCCCACATATCCCCACCTTGTCCTTGAAGACGTATCCAGCAATGGCTGCGGCGATCTCCACCAAGAAGATGACACTGAGCAGGACGGCAAACTGCGTGTGGACAGGGCGAGGGTCAGCGtggggggtgtggggtgggggACTTTGGAGTGGGGGGGTGTCAGGGGCCTCACCGTGGTGACCATGCAGTAACTCTCCTTCCAGGCGCCGCAGCAACCAAAGAAGGAGATGAAGAAGATGATAACCCCCAGCACCAGGATGGCGACGGGGGTGCTGGAGGCGGAGGCATTGCTGACCGCCAGCGCTTTATTGAGGGCCACTTGTGCATAGATGCCGATGGCGATGAGAGCCACGCCGCACACCTGGGGGGAGGGAAGCAGGGTGCAGCTGACACCTCCCCGGACAGGACCCCCCCAGAGCCAGCGGCATGGCCGAGGGGGTCACCTGCAGCTGTGCACCCTCCCCTTTCCAGGGCATGGAAGAGATCTGGGGTTTGGCCTCAAACTGGGGGACTCCCTTCTGGGGGTGATTGGTGGGGGGGGAGCTGCTCTCTGACCCCCGCCCCTCTCCCAGCTGAGCCCCCCCAGCGACGTCCCCGTGGGGGTGGGAGTGGTCCCAGTCCTGCCCCACGCAGGACACTCACCAGCCCGGCTGTGGCGGGGGGGCTGCGCTGGCGGCTGCAGGAACGCTGGGAAGTCCGGCCTTCCGGCCACGGCGAGAGGCCTCGGAGGGGGCCCCGGCGCCAGCCCCCCGCGCGGGGGGGGTCACGGGTGGATTGGAGGTGCGGGGGGGCACACATTGTCCCGGCAGTTATCCGTAACCCCACTCCCACGGTAGCCAGGAGGCTCAcagccccccctccccccagcacTGGGGTAGCAGCGGGTCCATCGCATCCCGTTCCCAGCGGCCCCCCCCGGAGTGGGACCCCTCCCCACCTCGTGCTGCCCGCGGAACCCCCCCCGTGCCGCTGGTGCTGTTTGCTCGGTGGGGCAGGTAAACACAGCGCGGCCCGTCCGCCCGCTGCACAAACACTCCAGGTGCAGGGGGCCGGGGGGGCTGGCGCCGGTGTCCCCGTcgtgtccccccccccccccccccgcactGGCCACCGGCCCGAGCCCCCCCGCCCGGCCCTTCAGGAGTGACTCAGCCCGGCGGGACCGGGGTGGGGACAGAGACGAGTCACTCCCTGCGTGGGGGCCGGGAAGAGGCCCAGGAAAGCACCCTCCCCTTCAACCCCCCCGGACCCCACTGCGGCCGTTGGGTTCTTCGCGCCTCTTGCTTCACCCCGACTTCCCCAAACTCTCGCTGTGCCCCACGCCGGGACCCCGGCAGGGGCAGCCGGGAGCCGCGGGAACACCCGGACACCCGCGGGGTCCCCCCCTGGACCTCGGCCTCGTCCTGCCCAGCCTCGTTACTCCTGGAACCTACTGACGGCAGTGTGTGGCCTCGGGCGTCTTGGCGTGGGCAgctcctccctctgcccccacCCCCGGCAGCCCCCTCGAGCAGCAGGAGCCCCCTCCCCCCGGCGTCCTCACGACCCCCGGCCGGCCTGCGACGTGCCAGGGGGTGTCCATGTGGCCGTTGCAGAGGGGCACCCGACGTCAGGGGGCAGCtcggggcagagctgctgtcgtggggccggggcgggcccggCCTGGGGGGGGGCAAGGCGGCGAGCGGC encodes the following:
- the RDH5 gene encoding retinol dehydrogenase 5, whose protein sequence is MWLYVVLAALGWALGWLLRDRRTLPSVKDKHVFITGCDSGFGNLLARRLARRGYRVLAACLTQKGADGLQRSCSGHLRTTLLDVTRSDSIRRAAEWVRAEVGEKGLFGLVNNAGVANPIGPTEWMGMEDYRQVMAVNAFGTIEVTHELLPLLKRARGRVVNTSSVLGRLSANGGGYCISKYCVEAFSDSLRRDMYHFGVKVSIVEPGFFKTAVTNLESIEASLRQLWERLAPETRLSYGEDFFHKYLKVQRFIMNIICDADLSKVTCCVEHALSARHPRSRYSAGWDAKLLWLPASYLPSCLIDFVLATILPKPAHHVR
- the CD63 gene encoding CD63 antigen, encoding MAVEGGMKCVKFLVFVFNFIFWVCGVALIAIGIYAQVALNKALAVSNASASSTPVAILVLGVIIFFISFFGCCGAWKESYCMVTTFAVLLSVIFLVEIAAAIAGYVFKDKVRSVLEDGLWDAMRKYGEDQAVTEAVDELQRDFSCCGANNYTDWSTIERFKANDTVPRSCCRVNTTSCNIHPNPETVYEKGCLQSIEAWMKKNILIVAAVALGIAFFEILGIIFACCLMKGIRSGYEVM
- the BLOC1S1 gene encoding biogenesis of lysosome-related organelles complex 1 subunit 1 — its product is MLSRLLKEHQARQGERRELQERRRRDAIAAATRLTEALVDHLNVGVAQAYVNQRKLDHEVKTLQVQAAQFAKQTGQWITMVENFNQALKEIGDVENWARSIELDMRTIATALEYVYKGQLQPSCS